In Amycolatopsis sp. EV170708-02-1, the following are encoded in one genomic region:
- a CDS encoding TauD/TfdA family dioxygenase: MTSKETLVSTFAEVVLDDEVRDTVGSDLRSFPNPVDDIDRSLAMLRVTFSKLPIDQLQAILDFGRHVDTPGVALVRNLPVDPELPETPIDGEPSKDKKTFVAETVLLGLSQLLGEPVGFTTEKSGRLVHDVVPVSAGSRSQTNQSSHVFLNFHNDIVHDEVGRYDVSNPDFLVLNCVRQDGNKEAVTYYADGRDISAALAPEVLDVLRRPLFRLNAPGSYVRDVAKGADVLSDLVPVISGPADSPEVAVSANGVVGETVEAEQALEELQRVCREVAHQVKLEPGTALLINNRKGLHARSQFFARHNGRDRWLQRTYIRRSLWTIRYRGTAEDRRVH, translated from the coding sequence GTCGACGACATCGACCGCTCGCTGGCGATGCTCCGTGTCACGTTCTCGAAGCTGCCGATCGACCAGCTTCAGGCGATCCTGGACTTCGGCAGGCACGTCGACACCCCCGGCGTCGCGCTCGTGCGCAACCTGCCGGTGGATCCGGAGCTGCCGGAGACGCCGATCGACGGCGAGCCCAGCAAGGACAAGAAGACGTTCGTCGCCGAGACCGTCCTTTTGGGACTGAGCCAGCTGCTCGGCGAGCCCGTCGGGTTCACCACCGAGAAGAGCGGGCGGCTCGTACACGACGTCGTCCCGGTGTCGGCAGGGTCGCGGAGCCAGACGAACCAGAGCTCGCACGTGTTCCTGAACTTCCACAATGACATCGTGCACGACGAAGTCGGTCGCTACGACGTGTCCAATCCGGACTTCCTGGTGCTGAACTGCGTGCGCCAGGACGGCAACAAGGAAGCCGTCACCTACTACGCCGACGGCAGGGACATCTCGGCCGCACTGGCCCCGGAGGTGCTCGACGTCCTGCGTCGCCCGCTGTTCCGGCTCAACGCGCCCGGCAGCTACGTGCGCGACGTGGCCAAGGGGGCCGACGTGCTCTCCGACCTCGTGCCGGTGATCTCCGGGCCGGCGGATTCGCCGGAAGTGGCGGTCTCGGCCAACGGCGTGGTGGGGGAGACCGTCGAGGCGGAGCAGGCGCTGGAGGAGCTGCAGCGGGTCTGCCGCGAGGTGGCCCACCAGGTGAAGCTGGAGCCGGGGACGGCGCTGCTGATCAACAACCGGAAGGGGCTGCACGCGCGGTCGCAGTTCTTCGCGCGGCACAACGGGCGGGATCGGTGGCTGCAGCGTACCTACATCCGGCGGAGTCTGTGGACGATCCGGTACCGGGGGACCGCTGAGGACCGGCGGGTGCACTGA
- a CDS encoding SDR family oxidoreductase, whose amino-acid sequence MTEKLRPPQQQEPPGVTSKMDPRPRDSMEDYEGRELLAGQRALITGGDSGIGRAVAIAFAKEGADVAIAYLNEHEDAKYTEERVRAEGRECLLLPGDLAEATRCREIVDRTVQELGGLDILVNNVATQWPVDSPEELTDEQWTHTFDVNIHSFFRVTNAALPHLGEGSVIINTGSVNGLRGNKSLIDYSATKGAVHAWTYAMAQALADRGIRINCVAPGPVWTPLIPSTFPPEKVEKFGLQVPFERAAHPDDLAPSYVFLASNRLSSYYSGEVIAALGGETTPG is encoded by the coding sequence ATGACAGAGAAGCTCCGGCCGCCGCAGCAGCAGGAACCGCCGGGCGTGACGTCGAAAATGGACCCGCGGCCCCGTGACTCCATGGAGGACTACGAGGGCCGCGAGCTGCTGGCGGGCCAGCGTGCCTTGATCACCGGCGGCGACTCCGGGATCGGCCGCGCGGTCGCCATCGCCTTCGCGAAGGAAGGCGCCGACGTGGCGATCGCGTATCTCAACGAACACGAGGACGCGAAGTACACCGAGGAACGTGTCCGCGCCGAAGGGCGCGAGTGTCTCCTCCTGCCGGGTGATCTCGCCGAAGCGACGCGATGCCGCGAGATCGTGGACCGGACCGTGCAGGAGCTCGGCGGGCTGGACATCCTGGTCAACAACGTCGCCACGCAATGGCCGGTCGACTCTCCGGAGGAGCTCACCGACGAGCAGTGGACGCATACCTTCGACGTGAACATCCACAGCTTCTTCCGGGTGACGAACGCCGCGTTGCCCCATCTGGGCGAGGGCTCGGTCATCATCAACACCGGTTCGGTGAACGGCTTGCGGGGCAACAAATCCCTGATCGACTATTCGGCGACCAAGGGAGCCGTGCACGCCTGGACGTACGCGATGGCGCAGGCGCTGGCCGATCGCGGCATCCGGATCAACTGCGTCGCGCCCGGTCCGGTGTGGACACCGCTGATCCCGTCGACGTTCCCGCCGGAGAAGGTGGAGAAGTTCGGCCTCCAGGTCCCCTTCGAGCGTGCCGCTCATCCGGACGATCTCGCGCCGTCGTACGTCTTC